TAACCAGTAAGCAGGATTTGGATGAAATTTAATATGAAGCACAACACACCTAAGGTGTCCCATTTGGGGAAAtggtaaatataaaaatatatattaaaaaaaaaaaacaaaggcaAGAACTCACTAAAATAAAGGTCAAAGATGTGGGCTGCCTCTCTTTTTTAATATACACCATTTGCATAACCTACACAAACATAAACAAAGACTTGaagattttaatagatttagTGGGTAACCTcaacttttgttttttttatttaaagtaaTTAGATGCCATGGATTCTTGAGCTGTTGGAAGATGATGATCAAGAATTGGTATATTCTCTGCTCTCTCTCTAATGGAGCATTTCAATGGTCCTTGAACTAGATAATGCAGCATCTTCACTGCATTTTTTCTCTGCTAGTGGGAAACTCAACTTTACaacttaaacattaaaaagaagttataaatagaataaatctTTTTTAGTTTAGCTATGGTGATAGGGATTTGCCTTGCAAAAGTAACCATTCCCATTGAAATGATATGAAAACATGTGGCGTAGTTTCATTAGTTGCAATATTTTGAGTAGTGATGGAATATTTAATCAAATCTTATAAATATTCATAAGAAACTTAATCACatcaatttcttttatttaaacaatttttttttaaaaaaaaaggaaatgaatttattaaagaaaaagttGCTAAGATCTTTAATATAGAAAtgggatattttaaaaataaaaaggaaaaaagaaaactcaAATGGTTTTGGTTTGGTAGGATGATCTGTTATATGattataaaatgatataattgaaaagtttaTGAACCCATAATTGGGTCAAAGTAGGTTAAGAGCTCGAGGCAAAAAAATACGTGCAGTGTTCCTTGTAATCTAAATCAGCACAAATTAAAGATTGCATTTGGACTGTCCCATGTAAATTTACAAAGCCAGGACCCTGCCTttggattttattttataattcctTAAAAGACTAAAGGTTAGTTTAGTAATATTAAATTCTTACAAAGTTcaaattttatgtataaatttaGAAGAAGATTGTAATAAGGTTAAAATGAGAGGAGTGTTTTGCTATGGAAATTGTATTGGAATGACAGTTAACAAggcaaattcatgcatgaccaaAAAGAGAGAAACTTTAAGAATAGTGATTGAAACCATTCATTTGCATGTGATATTGAAGGTAATTGACAATTGATTTGAATTATTGGTTTAGGCAGGAACATCAAATATCAAATAATAGACATCACACAATTGTGGTCGTCACCTTGTCACCCACACTCTTCTATGATTTATCAAATCAAGAACTGGGTTGCCTCTTTTTTTGGAGACATTCAGATTTGTAATCTCCAATCTCCAATTTACCATATCCTGAGGGAACCACCATTAACGTGCCACTCTAATAAGATTTTTTAATCACCTCACAAAATCAATCTAATATTATTTGGTAAAGcatgagttttttttattagagtTAAGACATACGCAGATGGCaatgaaattttaatgaatGTTACTAGAAAAAAAGGAACTTTGCTTTTTATACTAATTCACTACGACTTTCAACTATCAGACATCCATGTGAAGAAAAATGATAGTTAGAATAAAGTATTTTGGAAAGATTATACACTTGTACCACCAAGTTCTTGCTCTCTTAGATATGGCTACAGCGGGCAAAAGAGCAGAAAAAAGATCATGTTATGATGCAGTGCCCTTAATGAGATAGATGGGGGCAAAACCTAAGCAAACCACGAAGAGTTACGTGTTCCAACATCACACAGATGGGAAGAACTTGTTCAGATTGAAAGGAAGAGAATAGAACTCTTCGCTTCTCGTGTCCGTCTTGAATGATCGGAACCTGTCCCACCAATGCATACCTCTGTCCTTCTTTGTTGCATTGTCTTTCTGGTGCAATGTAATATCCAGGAAGAATGCCAATATGCCAGCAACAAAAGGTTCTGATGAAAATGGCACATTTATCATGTCGTTGAACTGCAATAATATGCAAAATTGTGAGTTCCCAAGGAACAAAACGATGTTCCAAAAGGTTTATTGCTGATAGTTAAGGCATTTTCAGTTACCCATCTTGCTCCAGTGTGGACTGGGCCATAACCATTAATTGCTGTGTACTCGTTGAAGTATTGTGGTACTGATAAGCCCATGAAAACAGAGAATCCAAGAATAAACTTTGTCCTGAAGCTGTTTAAGTTACAGAACTGAAGGAAACTTAGACCTCCTGAACCTGCTCGTGTAATtggaaaaaggggaaaaaaatgaATCGCCTAACCTTGCATTGAATCATGacaataaaagattttaaagtttaagagGACACACCAACATATGCAAAGAAAAGGCAATATAGAGCTGCAACAATTGGAGCCGGAATTGAAGCAAAGACAGCACCAAATTTGCCTGGATAACCAAGCATTACAACTGAGAACCATATCTATATGCACATATAATAGAGGATGGCAGAGAGAATTAACTATTTTACTCACCAAGAATGGAAAAGAAAATCATAAACCCTGCTGATATTTGGACAACCCTTCGGCTTCCAACACGCGTCAGTGCCAACAAACCAGCATTTTCCCTGCAGTCAAACcaattaagttttaatgccaatTTGAAGAATAAAATCATAAGACAATTTGGTCAGAGAAGAAGAATATGTGTCGATGTTTGTAAGTAAAAGAATATATTACATAAGAATCTTACACAGATACTGCTGATCCACTCCCAGTTCCAAATATCCCAGAGAAGAGAATTCCTACTCCCTGAGAAGAggataaaagaaaatttggTCAAACAGTGTAtcaaaattgcaataaaagaaaTTGCACAACTTTTAGCCAAAACAAATCCAACCACATCCTATTTCCAGCTACATTACATGATACATGCAGGTAACCGAAAGgggaataaaaaatatttattgtttttGTAGGATTTATGCATTTGTTGACTTCTGTAGAAATTAAATTTGACATCCAATTTTATCCACCTTATCTCTGAGCATGTGTGCAGTGAGCAGAAAGGCACCAAAACCAGAGAAAAAGATGTGCAATCAGAAAAACTTCTACCTGCCAACCAACACCACGGCTAAGTATGGAAGGTGGCAATGGAGTGGCACTTGCGTATCTTGACACAGCAATGAAAACGCCAGTTGACTGTTAATCATAGAAAGAGGCAAAAGTAATTTTCAGTGGATTGTGACTAAATATAAGGAGTTCAAACAAAACAGCAGCAGGTCATGAATAAATATAATGAGTTCAATCAAACGTTCTTATGTTATGAAGTATTAGAAAGATGGAATTTGTATGTCCAGAACAACGAAAAAGATAATAACAGTAAAAGATTCTAGATATTGATTAAGTTTATAGAAGATTATAGAAACCAAGTTCACCATGCGGTACAAAATCCTATTTCCACAACTATGAGCTCAAGTTGTAGAAGATATTCCCACTAAATGCAATAGTAACCGCACCAAGTTTATTAATACATCTAAAATTAATAAGCACAAGTAACCAAACCTCTACAAGGGAAACAAATGATGCGGTCATCATTGCAAAGGCCTCTCCAGCATCAAATGTGGGAGCTCCCCATTGGAAAGGATATGGAACTCTTATCCTATATAAAAGTGTTAACAAAACAAATGAAGATCAGTATGCAACAAAAAATGAAATTCACGGCGTCGAATTTCTTATAAATGTAAATAAGAAAGCAACCAACATCATAAAGTAAACCCATCAACAGAATATATCAGCACTATACTTCTAGGTAACTATTAGCAGAGTACTTACTTAGGTAGTCACTCCAAGCAACAATAAACATTAGTTATCCATATACAATGTCAAGATCTCATCAGCTAGGTGTCAGTAGAAGGATATTCAAGCATCTTACCATGGGGCACCACTTATAATCCCTGCACGATCAGTTCGACAGCTTATTTGAGTTTTTGGTCCAGAATTCTTGTATGCCCCACCAACAGTAAGGAGATGAGCATAAATCCACACAATAATCACTGAGAATATTACGGCAAAGCGATCAAATACAGCTCTTTCTCCCGGTATCAAATGAGGTAGATACTGCAAGaactcatcaaggttacttTATTTACAGAACTTTTATCTAAGATAAAACCTGTTGACATTAGCTCTAGTGCCCcataaagcaaaagaagagagaaaaatatgCAATACAATATTCCATTATACCTGTGAGAAAATAACTAGAAAGATGATCTGTGGCAGTCCAATCTCCACACATTTTGCAAGCTAGAAATAACAAAGCCAACGTCAATAATGAATAGTACAGATGGGGGTGGGGGATTAAGAGCTAAACTTTCATCTTTCATCTATAAATAGTCACACAAAAACAATTCAGAAGGGAATGCCATATACATACCAGAGGAAAACCAAATTCATAGAGCCCAAAACCAGATAAAGCGACCAAAGGAACAGCCGCTAATGGACTCAAGAACCTGGCAAAGTATAAACAAGCATAAATTGGTTAACAGTAATTTAAGCAGATTCTTCAATATTGCAAAAACATGACTAAAATTCCTAGCTATAGAAATCTGACAAAAGGCTAAATATGAACTGGAATTCACATCAgaaccaaagacaaacaaatATATAAGAGAGGAGACCCTGAAAGAGCGTCTACAATTTCTACATGCAGCGGAACTGACCAACGCAGAAGTGGTGGAAATAAGGTTGGTAATCAAGTACAGAAAACCCATGCAAAATTCAAGAATTGATCAACACATAGGGGCTGGAGATCACAACCATAAacttaaacaaaaataaagaaaatcagAACCAAAAAGCTATCTAAGTAATATAAAAACAATTAACCTTGCAACATTACGCCAAAGGCCACTGAAGCCAACAACAATTTGTAGAGTTGAGGCCACAATAAGTGAACCTTGAATTCCACGCATtatcttctcaaatttctgtaTGTTCATTTTAGAAAGCTGAATCAGTATCATATCATACTTGATCTTATAAACAATAAAGGAACATCCAAATGATAAAAGTTCCAGTTGAAGCAACCTCCTGGGGACTCAAAATGTCACTATATCGACCAGCCAAAACAATTGAAATGGTGGTTGGCAAATAGGTAAAAGAGCCTCCAATTACTGCAGGTAGGCAAGTACCAAACATTGTTTGGAACAACGTATTCAATCCAGCCACAAATTGCAAAGTTTGAATCATCTTTGCTTTTTCTTCCTAAAACAGAGTTCATATAAATAAGCAAAAGAACAATATAAGCAAAATAAGGAGGAACATTGCTGGGTAGGAAGTTTGGCCAGTAAAGCTTACATTTCCTCCTCCCATTTGGGGAACTAAAGTAGTGGGTATGAGCACTGTTGTCCCAAGCATCACCAAGTAGTGTTGGAAACCAAGCAGAATTGCCTCAGCTGCATTTCAGAAATTCCCCAAAATCATCAATATTGTCACTATCATCAATAAGAAAACCCTTAGGCTTGTTATTCAGAAACTTGTTAAGAAATACGGTAATTAAAGGAAAATAGGAGTTTGTCTCTAGGTATTTGACCAAATAGGATCGTCAGGTTCCTATAGAACCTATCACTAAAATACCCCTAGAGGGAGATAGGGCTAAGCGGAGCCAAAAGGGTTTTCCATGAGATGGGAAATGAAAACTATTCACTACACGAGGTTTGTAAGTAAGTGTGTTGAACTCATAATTCATTAGATACTTTTCAAATCAAGAATGAAATGCAGCTTGGACTGCAAAACAAATATACTTCCAAATAGATTTCATTAAAACCACTGCAACAAATGGAAAAGCAAGCAAAAGAAAAATGGGAATTCCAAATGATCAAATAGTAACGTCCAATGCAAAATGGATAAAATATGAAACAGTAGAAACTGACATAGTAAAAAGATCAGAACGACAAAAAAAGTGCATTCTATTTGAAAATATCTGATGCAAATGGAAACTCGTTTCGCGCAAACAGTGAGTAAATTAAATGAAGCAAATTGGGAGTAACGTCATATTGTTTTCGGAGGATGGGAACAACGCCATATTACATTTTAATATACAGCACAAATTCGAGctggaaaaaaagaaagaaaaaacaggGGATTTATACACAAATAGAGCAAAATGACTTATGAATCATGATTATCAAGACTAAAACACTTCGATTATTCCATGCTTAAGGACTAaccagaaaataatatattttcgtCCAATAACGGAAGCATCAAGGACGAGGAACTACaacggaaaaaaaaaatgagagagGAAATGAGAAACTAACGCCAAGGAGGAGGACTCGTAATGCAGTAAGCAATGTTAGGCAGTTGATCCTTCGCTGGATGTGGCTGCAACTCTTCCTGTTTTGGCGGCGGCGCGGCTCCTCCTCCACCTCCTGCcatcttctctctttctctgtgTTACGCTTTCTTCCCACAGCTTTCTCCCCACAGCTTTCTCCTCTTCCTTAGAAATTCCTCTTACGACTTACTCCTTGCACACTAGAAAGCCCAAATCTCAATTCAGAACTCGGATCCCATATCTTTCAAGAAACCCAACAccaaataactaataaaaaccAGATGTCACAGtttccaaaagaaaaaaagaaaaaaaaaattaccaccGTCCTACACACAAACGCCTAGAGAAGCAGTTTAGTTAAACCCTACGCAAAGGCGTATCAACTGATAAGACtcataaacaaaaaaaagagcAAGAACAAAAATGGCAGCGAAAACAAGCACAGAGCTGAGAAGCAGAACCAAAAGGCTGGCGCAGCAGTGAAAAACACAATATTCTACACTTTGAACTGCACCCAAACACAATGAACAACTCAAGTCTCAAGAGATGCAAAATGAAGCTTAATAGGCTTGTTTTAGagcccaaaaaaaaaagacaccCACTTGGAGAGCAACACAAAAAGCGAGTATGAAGTGGCAGAGAAAAGcaaaaggagagagagagaagagcaTCAGAAAGCCAGAAAGAAACCAAACATCTCTCTCACCCAAAAGAATCTACCTTACTTGCATTCCTTTgcaattttttttgtaaaaaaatttaatttaaactattttgCTAGTGTGGGTCTACTCTCTTTTCCTCAATCACGTAAAGATAAAGCTTGCTGCTTGCGTAAAAGTTCCTCTCCACCATCACCTTTACCCATCTTGTTGTTACTCCCGATATATCCCATTGGTCTTTTCGATTAAAGAAAGAATTGTTAATACCGATTTACAAACACAATTAACGGTATTAAACTGGAATTACAGAAGAAAGTTGGCGAAATTTTGTACTTGCTTTCTGGGTTAAGTTATAGTGACAAGAAAATTCAAAAAGCAACCATTTCTTTCTTGAAAACGAAGTAAAAGGCGAGGGTTTTTGATATTGCTGCGAGCGGATTTTGTAGAAGTGATGAGTCCTTTTCTTTTTGAAGTATTGTCAAACGTATACACAAGCAATCTCCTCTTTGTCTGTCGCACACTCTGTCGTGTTTCCTTAGCTTCTGGGTTTCGCTTGACTCTTCCTACTGAGCTGTTCACATCTTGTAAAAACCAAACCACATCTCTTGGGACTTAAAAAACTGCACCCATGCATGTCCTGTTTTggcatatttttttttcttttctatctcTATAGAATTTGAATCTTTAACGGCAAAAGTACTGCTGATCAGTGATCACTCAGGCTCAGCTACTGATTCTAAACAACAATTCATTAAATCCTTGTATATGGTAGCTATACTTTGTGTTGTTAGAGTCTTAAGCTTGACTTTTCTTCTATAATAACAGAGCATGATTCAAGGATTACTTGGTTATCAAAGACGTGTAacttaaaaatgtaaaaaatcagatcacttttctcattatttattaagaatttttttcCCCCAGAGTTATAAAGGGAATTGGAAATTGGGATGGGTAGAAATTAAACCTGAACCTTCCAATACATTCTAACATATttattacggacttaaaattatgcATTTACTAAGAAATTATAGAGTACATTTTAAAAATGTGACATACgctcttacattttaaaaatctacAAACTTCGTTCGATATATTTTCTTTAGtacattaattatatttaaaaattttgaaattcacttCGCCTTGTGATGCAGTTAATTGCAAAATTCGAAATATAATTatcaatgaaataaaataagtttttttttttttttttctagttacTAAAAGATAACAGCATCAACGCTTTAAAAAGAAATAGGTAAAAATCCAACTCAGGGGTAAAGAGTAtgacaacaacaacaaaaaaaaaaaaaaaaaaaaaaaaaaaaacagcagcAGCAGCCGACCCGTGTAAACTGAGTGTTGTGGAATGTGGCATACAGTTAACAAACCACAATTTTCTAATTACAAAGTAGAAACCTTTATTACTTTTTTTCCGGGTCTACAGCTCATTTGAAATCTTatgtgtaatttaaaaaaaaaaaaaaagaattcattTGAGAAAGAAATGAAAAATCAGAAGCACAgagtaataattttattttggtaGCTTTGGATTTGGGATGGCTTCGTCTGATGAAATGTACTTAAACCAGACTCCAACATTGGACaaactatatatgaaaattgaaAGGTTTGATTCGCTGGTCCACAAGAATTAATGAATGGGAAGatcttattaatattaattaacttttaaaaaagaataaagggaAAAAGCATTGTTTGAAAAAGAGGGGTCATGCCCATGCACACAAATTCCTTTCCTCTATGCATTATTCCTATACTTAAATCCTTTATTTTGGCGTTTTCTAGCATCAACAAGACCTTTCTagctacttcttcttcttcctcttcagctgtttcttttaattttcattcGTGCATAAAATTGTATTCATTATTCacttgttttaaatataatttcgtTTGCAAGTTTCATTAATTATGGAAGCTGAAAGTTAACAATCAAATTCTATTTATGTGTCCATCAGATTCTTTTAGATTTAAAACTCTAATTTGacataggaaaaaaaaaaaaagaaccttgggtttttgttttttttttttgaattattaaaCAGTAGTTAGTTAGTTGATTTAGTAATATCAatcctaaaatttaaataatgctCATAATAAATCATCCTTGGCATTTATTCACTTTTTAACTGTAAAGATCACATGGGAAGCTTTTTCCGGCTGCATTGTAACGTCCAGAATTATCAGGTTAAGCTGTAAAAGTATCCAAAGCTGCTGCTTGCGTAAAGCTTTTTAAAAAGCAAGAATAAACTTTATCCTATTCCAGGATCACGATTCAGCAGAACAATGGGACACTTAATCCCCATTCCCCATCCTCGTACAAAATCAACTAGCCCGCAACCATCCACTGAGAATTTATTGGCTAAGAACGCCCACGTGTTAGATTTCATGGTACTTGATGCTTTTTTCTGTTGAGACCATCAACGGATGGTGATTAACCAAATTTTGAGTAACAAAACAATGATTGCAACAATCATTCAATTATACAACTAGTTGAATGAAGCAGTAACCATCCTCAAATCCTAGTCCACACACCCACCTCAGAATGCTAATGCTATACATCACCTCTAGACATCAGGCAATGGACATTAGGCAAGCCAGTACCACATAGACAAACGCTCTGCTCTGACATATATTGCCACAGAAACCTTAGAAGGCACATGAGAGAATGAATCCAACAGCTTAATCACGCTTTCCAACTCAGTTGCTTCTATCTTCAATCCGCATCACAATTATACCATCCTATAGGaccaaatattattaaaaaaaatcactagATTCACTATCAACCACAGGTGTGTATCTATGCGAGAGAGACCGCTGATTCTTAATTCTCTATAAGACAGGTGGCAACTGCATATAGGTTGATAGAATATAATGTGAACAAGTGCTATCTTTCACAGTGGAAAACACCAAATGCAACTTGCTTCATACAAACTATACATAATTTCAGAGAGATTTGGTTGCACCTCTCAACAATGCCAATTAGGAAAGTACTTTTTTGATTGTAAAGTAGCGagcttattcaaaatttaagcaTATCTATGAGGAGATGACAATAGATTATGAAAGTGAAACAACAACAAACAGTATAACCTGCCATCAATTTAGCTCCAGTAGCAACatagaaaaaattgaaaatgctAGAGGCAGCAAAATAAAGGAATAGCAATAAATAATTCTATGGTGAAATCTATATTCATCAATATAACTTGCAATTGTCTCAACATGGGAAATATGTTTTTCTCAGTTATGGTTGTACTAGGACTGGGAGCAAGCAACATATCCAAAGCCTCAAGGTCCCTTTCCCAACAGCAGTAGCATTCCTACTACACGTTACTGACTGGCACCACGAGCTTGCAACCTCTTTCTCTCAAACTCAAGCTGGAAAGGATCAACGCAGACAATTAAAATTTCCAAACTTCTggagaattaaaaattatttcataaatGACTTACCACTTTCTTCACCCTTTCATTTGCGGCAGGAGTTCCTCCACTTACACAGTCAGGGAGATATGGACTGCTAACTCGCACTTCATTCATAACCACTATGACAGTCTTATCCCAGCGCACTGGAAGTCTGTTTTATGCAATAAGTTGGATTTTAAGAACTGTGACAACCTATGAACTATTTTAACATATGAAATTGTAGAAAGCAAAAaccaatttcatattttaaattaaatgacacTACAGAATGAAAGCTTATTCAGAAGCTTTGAGTTCCATGTGTGAGAAAGAACTTGCATCTCTCCCTTTTTAATGGGGAAAATAAGGGCTGGATGATGGACATAGTTCAACAGTGTGCTGTCTAATAAAATAAGTTTCAGAATGAAATATGCTGTTTTTGGTTATATCTCGCCAAACGTTGAGTTATAAATCAAAGAACATTTCATTGTTGTATACATAGTATGTCCATGCATTTAGGCtccaaaatttcattaaatggaGAAGATTCAGCCACcatgaatgaaataaaaattggaGCTATGGATAAGATTATCATATAGTTTTACAGATCAAGTCTCCACTGGTTTAGAGCtaaatgatattatattttgggcttaataaattaatctataGAAGAATTTGTAGGGAGGGACAAATAGTTCTAATTTCTTCCATGAACTGGAAAGTGTATCTATGAAAGTTCTTcatgttttttctttgaatcaAGACCAGGTTttcacaattaaaatattttaggatTCATACCCTATCAGGTATGTGGATACATACACGTACACACATGTATATAGACTTCTGGTAATAGATCCTAATTGATTGATTATTTCCAAAAACCTTAATGCAGCTGTTAGACTTCTCTTTCTCCTctacttatttttctttatcatCTTTTCCAAGTTCTTCCGCTATTTTAGCTCATTGATCCAGTTACCAGTGACCTCCAAGTCCAAGATCATCCACTTTCTCTAAAGGGCCTTTAAATTCATTGTACTATCACATAAATATAACTATAGCTGCCACATATTTTTCCTACTCTTTTTATCCAATATCACAACATGTATTGCAATATTTAGCTGCTGCCAAGCCCTGCAGCTTAATCCGTTTCAATTCATCAACTTTTTGCCATTATTCTACTTTTTCTCCATGCATGTTCAAATGCTGAACAGTTTAGAGATTCTGCTTCAATTTACAAACAGAAACCCCCAATTGAGTCAACCCAAATCAGCTAGCCATTCCAAAAACAAAACAGAGTGAACTTCTAAAAGGTTCAGTGATGCTAACTGCTTTTCTCTTATATTATGCCTTCAATTCATTTACACTAACCACAAACATCTCAAGTTGAGGAATTTCTACTTCAACAAGACCATAGTTGTGAAAGGCTCAAGGCGCACCAAGGCGCAAAGGGGATTTGGAGTCTAGATACAAGGGGCAGGCGCGGACCCGAGCAACTCAAGgcgcaaaaaaataaaaaataaaaaatccattAAAATTCAAGTAACATAAAGCTAAATGCAATAAAATCAAGTACCAAACATCAAATGCAATATAATCTTTACTTGTTTGCTACTTTTCACAATCACAAATCACATTCACAACCCACATTCACAAATCACAGCAGGCTGGTTGGCAATGGCAGAGCAGCATGCCAGCACTATGACAGCCATGGggagagaaagagtaaagaaagagaaagagaaggaaagaaaaagagagagaataaagaaaggaaggagaaagataaattcaaaaaaaatatatatatgttgagAATTAATTGAAGAGATGAAATATAGGTATGTtgaagttttgatgatttattttttctccctctttttctcttcctttttcttcctcttctttttttttttttt
The Manihot esculenta cultivar AM560-2 chromosome 1, M.esculenta_v8, whole genome shotgun sequence genome window above contains:
- the LOC110610306 gene encoding nucleobase-ascorbate transporter 7, which codes for MAGGGGGAAPPPKQEELQPHPAKDQLPNIAYCITSPPPWPEAILLGFQHYLVMLGTTVLIPTTLVPQMGGGNEEKAKMIQTLQFVAGLNTLFQTMFGTCLPAVIGGSFTYLPTTISIVLAGRYSDILSPQEKFEKIMRGIQGSLIVASTLQIVVGFSGLWRNVARFLSPLAAVPLVALSGFGLYEFGFPLLAKCVEIGLPQIIFLVIFSQYLPHLIPGERAVFDRFAVIFSVIIVWIYAHLLTVGGAYKNSGPKTQISCRTDRAGIISGAPWIRVPYPFQWGAPTFDAGEAFAMMTASFVSLVESTGVFIAVSRYASATPLPPSILSRGVGWQGVGILFSGIFGTGSGSAVSVENAGLLALTRVGSRRVVQISAGFMIFFSILGKFGAVFASIPAPIVAALYCLFFAYVGSGGLSFLQFCNLNSFRTKFILGFSVFMGLSVPQYFNEYTAINGYGPVHTGARWFNDMINVPFSSEPFVAGILAFFLDITLHQKDNATKKDRGMHWWDRFRSFKTDTRSEEFYSLPFNLNKFFPSV